One Ignavibacterium album JCM 16511 genomic region harbors:
- the rpmA gene encoding 50S ribosomal protein L27: protein MAHKKGQGSSRNGRDSNAQRLGVKRFGGQQVLAGNILVRQRGTKFHPGENVGKGSDDTLFALVDGIVKFEVKRGNRQYVSVYPMN from the coding sequence ATGGCTCATAAAAAAGGTCAGGGTTCATCCCGAAACGGTCGTGATAGTAATGCACAACGTTTGGGTGTTAAAAGGTTTGGCGGACAACAGGTCTTAGCCGGAAATATTTTAGTCAGACAAAGAGGAACAAAATTCCATCCCGGTGAAAATGTCGGAAAGGGTAGTGATGATACATTATTTGCTTTAGTTGATGGTATAGTAAAGTTTGAAGTAAAACGCGGCAACCGACAATATGTTAGTGTTTACCCAATGAATTAA